In Sphaerisporangium krabiense, the DNA window GCGTGCGACGACTCCCACGAGCCCCGGCATGGTCCCGCCGCACCATCTGCCCGACATTGAGGCCGATACACCGCAATATTCGTCGTAAAGCGTAACGATCCAAGTACACAGTGAATTTTTCTGAAAAAATTGCAACTTCTCCGGTACTCAGTGGCGTCTAGACCATGAACAAGGGGAGTTGGCACGGGGAACGCTCGCCGAACTTCCACGGCATGGACGACTTCACGACACAGGGGGCGCTCAGCGTGATCAGGAGGGTGATCAGGAAGGCACGCCGGATCCCGGCGCAGGCGGCGGTGGGGCTGCTGGAACTGATCAACCGCAGGCGCGCGCGCAAGACGCCGGCCCGCGACGCGGGCACGGTGCGCATCCTGCTGCTCCACGCCTACGGCATGGGCGGGACGATCAGGACCGTGCTCAACCTCGCCGGCCACCTCGCCCAGGACCGCGAGGTCGAGATCGTCAGCCTGGTGCGCACGAACGAGGACCCGTTCTTCCCCTGGCCGCCGGGCGTGCGGGTGCGCTTCCTCGACGACAGGACGGTCCCGCGCGGCCGGGTCGCCGAGTTCCTCGCCCGCAGGCCGACCAGGCTGGTGCCGAAGGAGGAGAAGGCGTACCACACCATGAACCTGCTCACCGACCTGCGGCTCGTCCGCTTCCTGCGGTCGCTGCGCGGCGGCGTGCTCATCGGGACGCGGCCCTCCTTCAACCTGGTCATGAGCCTGTTCGCCCCGCCGGAGGTCATCACCGTCGGCCAGGAGCACGTCACCCACGAGTCGCACGGCCCGGAGATCCAGGCCCTGATCAAGCGGCGCTACGGCAGGCTCGACGCCTTCGCCACCCTCACCGAGGCCGACAGGAAGGCGTACGCCAAGGCGCTGAAGGCGAACCCGCCCGGGCGGCTCCTCCGCGTCCCCAACGCGATCCCCGACCTGGCGGGGGACGTCTCCACGCTGTCGGAGAAGGTCGTGGTCGCCATCGGCCGCATCGTGTGGGTGAAGGGCTTCGACCGCCTGGTCAACGCCTGGAAGACGGTCGCCGAGGCGCACCCGGACTGGGTGCTGCGCATCTACGGCGCCGGGACCCCCGAGCGCGAGGAGCGGCTCCGCGCCCGCATCGACGAGGCGGGCCTGTCGGACAAGGTCTTCCTCATGGGCAGCACCCCCGACATCGGCGTCGAGCTGTCCAAGTCGTCGATCTACGCCGTCAGCTCCCGCTACGAGGGATTCGGGATGACCATCCTGGAGGCCATGAGCAAGGGCGTGCCGGTGGTCAGCTTCAACTGCCCGCACGGGCCCAAGGAGATCATCACCGACGGGCACGACGGGCTGCTCATCCGCTCCAAGAAGGCCGTGGCGCTGGGCGACGGCATCTGCCGTCTCATCGAGGACGAGACCCTGCGGCGGGAGCTCGGCGCCAATGCGCTGCACACCGCCGCGAACTACCACCTGGACGTGATCGGCCCGCGCTGGACCGCCCTGCTGGACGAGCTCGCGGGAACCGCGCCCCGGTCCTCCTGAAGGCCCTGTTCCACGGGTGTCCACCGAACGGTGGACACCCGATTCGACCTGCCGGTGGTGCCGGAGAAGAGCCCGCCGCCACGATGATTGCCGCATGAATCGGACAGCGGTGAGCGTACGCGGCCTCACCAAGCGGTACGGAGACGTCCGCGCGGTCGACGGCATCGATCTGGAGATAGGCGTGGGCGAGGTGTTCGCGATTCTCGGCCCGAACGGCGCGGGCAAGTCGACGACCGTGGAGATCCTGGAGGGCTACCGGCGGCGGGACGCCGGGGAGGTCAGCGTGCTCGGCGCCGACCCCGGGCGCCCCACCCGGCTCTGGCGCAGCAGGATCGGCATCGTCCTGCAGACGGCGAACGACGTGGCCGAGCTGACGGTCCGCGAGACCGTGCGCCACTTCGCCTCCCTGTACCCCGCCCCGAGGGACCCCGACGAGGTCATCGCGCACGTCGGGCTGGCCGAGAAGGCGGGGACGCGGCTGCGGCAGCTCTCCGGCGGCCAGCGGCGGCGGGTCGACGTCGCGCTCGGCGTGATCGGCGACCCCGAGCTGCTGTTCCTGGACGAGCCGACCACCGGCTTCGACCCCGAGGCGCGCCGGCAGTTCTGGGAGCTGATCCAGGGCCTGGCCGACGAGGGCACGACCATCGTCCTCACGACGCACTACCTCGACGAGGCCGAGGCGCTCGCCGACCGGGTCGCCGTCATCGCCGCGGGCCGCATCGTGGCCGAGGGCGAGCCCGCCACGCTCGGCGGGCGCGCGACGGCCAAGGCCAAGGTCACCTGGCTGGAGGACGGCGAGCGCCGGCGCGTCGAGACCGCCACCCCGACCGCGACGGTCAGGGAGCTCACCGCGCGCTTCGACGGCGAGGTGCCCGAGCTGACCGTGACGCGGCCCTCGCTGGAGGACGTCTACCTGGGCCTCATCGGCTCCGCCTGACGCCACCACCGGCCCGTCCTCCCCCGAACCCTCCTCCCACACGTCAGAGGTTCCCATGAGCGACACCGTCGCGCCCGCCGCGGCCACGGCGCGCACGCGCCACCCCCTGCCCTCGGTCCTCGCGACCGGGTGGTCCAGGGCCGCCGCCGAGACCAGGATGTTCTTCCGCGAGAAGGACGCGGTGATCTTCACCTTCGCCTTCCCGATCATCCTGCTCGTGATCTTCGGTTCCATCTTCCAGGGCCGCGTGAACAGCCAGATCACCGTCGCCCAGCTCTACGCCGCCGGGCTGATCGGCGCGGGCGTCATGAGCACGAGCTTCCAGTCCCTCGGCGTGGGCATCGCCGTCGACCGGGAGGACGGCACGCTCAAACGCCTCGCCGGCACTCCCATGCCGCGGGCCGCCTACTTCCTCGGCAAGATCATCAACGTCCTGCTGCTGTCGCTGCTGGAGGTGGCGATCCTGCTGGCCGTCGGCGTCGCGCTGTACGACCTGGAACCGCCGTCCGCGGCCGGGAGCTGGGTCACCTTCGCCTGGGTGTTCGTGCTCGGCATCACGGCCTCCTCGCTGCTCGGCATCGCGGTCAGCAGCCTGCCGAGGTCGGCCAAGAGCGCGACCGCGGTGATCAGCCTGCCGTTCGTGGTGCTCCAGTTCATCTCCGGGGTGTTCATCCCGTTCAACCAGCTTCCCGACTGGCTGATCAGGGTGGCCTCGTTCCTCCCGCTCAAGTGGATGTGCCAGGGTTTCCGTTCGGTGTTCCTGGGAGACGCGGGGGCGTCCCTGGAACCGGCGAAGTCCTATGAACTGGGCCGTGTCGCGCTCATCCTGGGCGCGTGGGTCATCGGAGGTCTGGTGCTGTGCCTGATGACGTTCCGCTGGAAGGGCCGCCGCGACGGCTGACGCCGCGCATGGCGCGCGGGGACGCCTGGGTCGTGCTGCCCGGCTGGGAGTTCATGTTCCTGGTCGCGCTGTCGGTGACGGTCACGTTCGTGGTGTGGGACGGCGGGCCCACCTCCTCGAAGGCGGCGGCGGTCCTCCTGCTCATGGTGTGCGCCATCGCGTACCTGCTGTTCGGGCGGCGGGCGATCCGCGCCGACCGCAGCGCCTCGCGGGATGGCCTGCTCTACCTCGGCATCGCCTTCGCCACCTTCGTCCCCGCCGCCGTCATCGTCCCCTCCTCCGCGTTCGCGTTGTTCGGGCTCTGCCCGCAGATGTTCATGCTGCTGCGCTCGGGGTGGGCGCTGGTGGCGGTGGTGGGCCTGAACCTGTGCCCGGCCATCCGGTTCCTGCTCCAGCCGGGCGTGACCCGGCATGAGATCGCCGGGTTCGCCACCACAAGCGCGATCGCGATCACGTTCTCGCTGGTGTTCGGCCCGTGGGTCATGCGGATCATCGACCAGAGCGCCGAGCGGGCCGAGCTGATCGAGGAGCTGCGCGCCAGCCGGGCGGAGGTGGTGCGGCTGTCGCGGGAGCGGGGCGCCCTGGCCGAGCGGCAGCGGCTGGCCGGGGAGATCCACGACACGCTGGCCCAGGGGTTCACCAGCATCATCATGCTGATCCAGGCGGCGGAGGCGCAGGCCGACCCCTCCCGCCACCTGGCGCTGGCCGTGCGCACCGCGCGGGAGAACCTGGAGGAGGCCCGGGGGTTGATCGCCGCGCTCACCCCCGGCCCGCTGGACGGCTCCACGCTGGAGGAGGCGCTCGGCAGGATCGCCGCGCGGCTCGGCGAGGAGCTCGGCGTGCCGGTCACCTTCACCGCCGAGGGGGCCTCGCGCCCGATCGCCCCCGGCCTGGAGGTCGTCCTCATCCGGGCCGCGCAGGAGGCGCTGGCCAACGTGCGCAAGCACGCGGCGGCCTCCTGCGCGCGTGTGACGCTGCAGTACGGTGAGCGCGAGGTCGTCCTGCGCGTCCGCGACGACGGGACGGGCTTCGACGGCGCCGCCCTGGACGCCGCGCCCGCGGACCCGGCGGACGCCGCCGAGGGACGCGGGTACGGCCTGCGGGCCATGCGGTCCCGCGTGGAGCAGGCCGGCGGCACGCTGCGCGTGCGGACGGCCCCCGGGGACGGCACGGAGCTGACCGTCCGGCTTCCCCAGGACCCCCAGGGGCCGGAGGAGCCGCGGAAGGAGGAATCCCCCACGTGATACGCGTGCTGATCGTCGACGACCACCCCGTGGTCCGTGAGGGCCTGCGCGGCATGCTGGAGGCCGATCCCGGCATCGGCGTGGCCGGGGAGGCCGGATCCGGCGAGGAGTCCGTCGCGATGGCGCGCGAGCTGGACCCCGACGTGATCCTGATGGACCTGCGCATGCCCGGGGGCGACGGCGTCGCGGCCATCGAGCGCATCCTCGCCGGCGAGCCGCGCAGCCGCGTGATCGTCCTGACCACCTACGAGACCGACCAGGACATCGTGCGCGCCGTCGAGGCCGGCGCGGCGGGCTACCTGCTGAAGGACACCGCGCGCGCCGACCTGGTCGCGGCCGTGTTCGCCGCCGCGCGCGGCGAGACCGTGCTGTCGCCGTCGGTCGCCACGCGGCTGGTCACGCGGATGCGCGCGCCCGCGGCCGAGTCGCTGTCCCGGCGCGAGACCGAGGTGCTGGCGCTGGTCGCGCGCGGGCTGACCAACGCCGAGATCGGCAGGAGCCTGTTCATCAGCGAGGCGACGGTGAAGACGCACCTGCTGCGCGTCTTCGGCAAGCTCGGCGTCTCCGACCGCACCGCCGCCGTCACCACCGCGCTGGCCCGCGGCCTGCTGTGACGCGCGCGGGCGCTCGCCACCGTCCCGACGGGGCTAGGGTTGCGGCAGACCCCGCGGAGGTGGACGATCGAGGTCGCGGAGCCCGGCTCCGGTACCGGCCGCCGCCGCGAGCGCCGAGAGGAACCAGCATGTCAACGGCCACCGAGCATCGGACCTTCGACTCCCTGAACCCCGCCACCGGCGCGGTCGTCGGAACCCACCCCGTCCACGACGCCGCGGCCGTGCGCGCCGCCGTCCGGGACGCGGGAGACGCGGCGCGCTGGTGGGCGCGGCTCGGCCACGCCGAGCGCCGGCGCCGGCTGCTGGACTTCAAGGCCGTCCTCACCCGCGAGCTGGGCCGCGTCGCGGACCTCATCCACGAGGAGACGGGCAAGCCCGTCGGCGACGCGACGCTGGAGACGGTGCTCGCGATCGTCCACCTCGACTGGGCGGCGCGCAACGCGCGCAAGGTGCTCGGGCCGCGCCGGGTCTCCCCCGGCCTGATCTCCGTCAACATGGCGGCCACGCTGGAGTACCTGCCGCTCGGCGTGGTCGGGGTGATCGGCCCGTGGAACTACCCGCTCTTCACGCCCATGGGGTCGATCGGGTACGCGCTGGCGGCCGGGAACGCCGTGGTGTTCAAGCCCAGCGAGCTGACGCCGGGCGTGGGCGCGCTGCTGGCGGAGCTGTTCGCCGAGAGCGTCCCCGAACACCGGGTGCTCCAGGTCGTCACCGGCCTCGGCGAGACCGGCGCCGCGCTCGCCGCGGACCCCGGCGTCGGCAAGATCGCCTTCACCGGCTCTACCGCGACGGCCAAGCGGGTCATGGCGGCGTGCGCGGCGAACCTCACCCCGCTCGTCGCCGAGTGCGGCGGCAAGGACGCCCTGATCGTCGACGCCGGCGCCGACCTGGCCGCCGCGGCCGACGCCGCGCTGTGGGGGGCGATGTCCAACGCCGGGCAGACCTGTGTGGGCGTGGAGCGCGTGTACGTCGTGGACGCCGTGTACGACGCGTTCATGGGCGAGCTCACCACCCGGGCCGAGGGGCTGCGCGCCGGCGAGCACTACGGGCCGGTCACCATGCCGTCCCAGACCGAGGTCATCCGGCGGCACGTCGACGACGCCCTCGCCCGGGGCGGCACGGCCGTGGTCGGCGGCGCCGGGTCCGTGCGGCCCCCGTACGTCGATCCCGTCGTGCTGACCGGGGTGCCCGAGGATTCGAGCGCCGTCCGGGAGGAGACCTTCGGGCCCACCATCACCGTGACCAGGGTGGCGACCGCCGAGGAGGCGCTGGAGAAGGCCAACGCCGCCGCCTACGGCCTGGGCGGCGCCGTCTACTCCGGCGACTCGCGCCGCGCGATGGAGCTGGCCCGCGCGATGCTCACCGGCATGACGGCCGTCAATTCCGTCATCTCGTTCGCGGGCGTGCCCGCGCTGCCGTTCGGCGGCGTCGGCGACTCGGGGTTCGGGCGCATCCACGGGGCCGACGGGCTGCGTGAGTTCACCCGCGCCAAGGCGATCACGCGGCAGCGATTCCCCCTGCCGGGGATGAAAATCACGTCGTTCTCCAGGACACCCGCGGAGCTGCAGCGACTTGTGAAAATGGTCACTATTCTGCATGGGCGACGCAAGAGCTAGTTGTCCTGATACTTCCACAAAAACGATCTTGCGTCCATAATGATGGGTTCACTACGGCCAGCAGGACGCGAGGTGGGACTTGGCGACCGGACGTGACTACCGCGGGATGACGGCGGAGCAGCGATTAGCCGACCGCAAAGAACGCTTGATGAGCGCGGCGTACACATTGTTCGCCGGAGCGGGATTCAACGCCACCACGATCGAACGGTTGTGCGCCGCGGCCCGCATCTCCAACCGGGCGTTCTACGAGTGTTTCACCGGGCGCGAGGACCTGATGCGGGCGGTCTACGACCGGTGCGTCGAGGAGACGCTGCAGGCGGTGGCCAAGGCCATCGGCGAGGCCCCTCCCGACACCGACAGCCGGATCCTGGCGGGCATCGCCACCTACATCACCTTCGTCACCCGGGACCGGCGCCGTGCGAAGATCATGCATCTGGAGGTGCGGCGGGCCGGGGACATCCTCACCCCGCACCGCCGGCGCGCGGTCGCCGGCTACACCCAGATGATCGAGAAGACCTTGGGCGAACTGCCCGGCGCTCCGCCCGAACGGCTTCACCTGCTCTCCCTCGCCTTGGTCGGCGCGATCCAGGAACTGCTAGTCGAATGGGTGCTCGCCGACGTCAAGCCCCCGCTCGAGGACCTGATCGACACGGCCGTCCACATCTTCCGCAGTTCCTTCGGCTGAGCGCTCCCCCGCTCCCGGCGCCCGCCGGCCTCACGCCACGGCGGCCGGGGACAGCTCGACCTTCAGGACGCGGTGCAGGCGAGTGATCGCGAGCACGCGCATGACCCGCGGCGGCACGCCGCGAAGGACCAGGCGGCGCTCCGCGCGCAGCGCCCGGCGGTGGGTCCCGACCAGTACCCCGAGGCCCGCCGAGTCGATCATCTCAAGGCCGGAGAGATCGACGATCATGTCGCCCTCGCCCGTCTCGACCGCCGCGTGCAGACGCGGCCGCAGCGTGGCCACCGTGCTCCCGTCGAGACGCGACCCCACGTCCACCACCTGGCACCTCTGACCGCACCGGCTCGGCATGCCGCCTCCTCCTGTCAGACGGCCCTCACGGGCCGCAGCGGTACCCTGCCCACCAGATCCCGGCCCATGCCTGCCCGCCGGCCTCAGAATGGCGCAGAGGACCGCCCGCGGCCGCTCTCCCCGGCCCTCGGGCGCCCGCGGGGCCGAGGGTTACGCTGGCCGCATGACGCGCGCTGACAACGACAAGCCCGTAGTGCTCTCGACCATCTACACCCGTGCGGGAGACGACGGCACCACGACGCTCGGCGACATGAGCCGCACCCGCAAGACCGACCCCCGGCTCGCCGCCTACGCCGACGTGGAGGAGGCCAACGCGGCGATCGGCGTGGCGATCTCGATGGGCGACCTGGCCCCGGAGATCGCCGAGGTGCTGACCCTGGTGCAGAACGAGATGTTCGACCTCGGCGCCGACCTGTGCGCCCCGGTGCGGGAGGCCCCGGAGTTCCCGCCGCTGCGCGTGGAGCAGTCCTACATCGACCGGCTGGAAGCCCAGTGCGACCGCTTCAACGCCGAGTTGCGCCCGCTGCGCAGCTTCATCCTCCCCGGCGGCGCGCCCGGCACCGCCCTGCTGCACGTCGCCCGCACGGTGGTCCGCCGCGCCGAACGCACGACCTGGGCCGCCCTCGAGGCCCACGAGGACGTCAACCCCCTCACGGCCAAGTACCTCAACCGCCTCAGCGACCTGCTCTTCATCCTCTGCCGCGCCGCCGCCCGCGGCGAAGAACTCCTCTGGAAGCCCGGCGGCACCCGCTAGGCCGCGTCCAGGTGGGCGCTCGGGGGGGCGGATTCGACCCAGGCGAGGAAGCCGGTGAGGGCGTCCTCGCTCATGGCGAGGGACACTCCGGCGCAGTCGACCGTCCAGTAGCCGGCCGGGCCGTCACCGCCGGCGAGGGGACGACGGGTGGAAACAGTGAGGCCGCGCCTCGCTATCGCGTGGCGCGGCCTCAGTCGCAGTCCGAGGAAGGGAATCCAGTGGAGCTCCCCGCCCGCATAGCGGGCGACTCCGCTCCGCCAGGCCCGGTTGCCCGTCCGGAGGCTGCATACGACATTGCCCCGGGAGCGGGCGAGTAGCACGCCCCGGAGGACGAGCAGGGCGGCGATCACCGCAACGCTTATCAAGATGTCCAGCGCCGCCATGGTCGCCCCCCAAAGCTCATTTTCGTCTGTCTATCAAACCTCTTCGCCGGCCGCACGCAGACGGGCCCGGGCACGCTTGGCCTCGACCTGCGCCTCGGTGTCCTCACCGTCGGCGCCGACCGACGCGAGCGCGCGCTGGAGCGCGTCGCGGGCCGCCGCCACGTCCACCTCGGAGCCGAGCTCGGCCGTCTCGGCCAGGACCGAGACGTCATTGTTGGCGACGGAGATGAACCCGCCGTGAACGGCCGCGTTCACGTCCCCGCCGTCGCTGCGCTTGATGCGAAGGACGCCGCCGTCCACGAGGACGCCGAGAACAGGGGCGTGGTTCGGCATAATACCGATCTCACCCTCCACGGTCTTGGCAATCACCATGTCGGCCTCGCCGGACCAGATCTCACGTTCCGGCGACACGACGCCGATGCGGAGCTTTGCCATCACACACCTTCCTCGGACGCCGGCACGGCCGCGCCGTGCCGGCATCCCGTCGTCAGCGGCCCAGTTCCTTCGCCTTGGCGATGGCCTGGTCGATGCCGCCGACCATGAAGAACGCCTGCTCGGGCAGGTGGTCGTACTCGCCCTCGCACAGGCCCTTGAAGGAGCGGATCGTGTCCTCCACGTCGACGAACTCACCCGGCTGGCCGGTGAACGCCTCGGCGGCGTACATCGGGTGCGACAGGAAGCGCTCGATGCGGCGGGCCCGCTGGACGACGACCTTGTCCTCTTCGGAGAGCTCGTCGATACCCAGGATCGCGATGATGTCCTGGAGCTCGCGGTACTTCTGCAGGATCCGCTTGGTCTCCTGGGCGACCCGGTAGTGCTCCTCGCCCACGATCGTGGGGTCGAGGATGCGGGAGCTGGAGTCGAGCGGGTCCACCGCGGGGTAGATGCCCTTCTCCGAGATCGGCCGGGACAGAACGGTCTGCGCGTCGAGGTGCGCGAACGCGTTGTGCGGCGCCGGGTCGGTGATGTCGTCCGCGGGCACGTAGATCGCCTGCATGGAGGTGATCGAGTGACCGCGGGTGGAGGTGATGCGCTCCTGCAGGACGCCCATCTCGTCGGCCAGGGTCGGCTGGTAACCCACCGCGGACGGCATGCGGCCGAGCAGGGTGGACACCTCGGAACCGGCCTGGGTGAACCGGAAGATGTTGTCGATGAACAGCAGAACGTCCTGCTTCTCGACGTCGCGGAAGTACTCGGCCATGGTCAGCGCGGACAGCGCGACCCGCAGACGGGTGCCCGGGGGCTCGTCCATCTGGCCGAACACCAGCGCGGTGTCCTTGAGAACGTTGGCCTCCTCCATCTCCAGCCAGAGGTCGTTGCCCTCACGGGTGCGCTCGCCGACGCCGGCGAACACCGACGTGCCGGAGAACTTCAGCGCGACCCGGCGGATCATCTCCTGGATGAGGACGGTCTTGCCGACGCCCGCGCCGCCGAACAGGCCGATCTTGCCACCCTTGACGTACGGGGTGAGCAGGTCGATGACCTTGATGCCGGTGGGCAGCATCTCGGTGCGGGACTCGAGCTGGTCGAACGCCGGCGACGGGCGGTGGATGCCCCACCGCTCGTTGACCTGCAGTGACGCCTTGTCGATGTCCAGCGGCTCGCCCAGGGCGTTCCACACGTGGCCCTTGACGACCTCGCCGACCGGCACCGAGATGGGGCTGCCGCTGTCGTTGACGGCGACGCCGCGCACGAGGCCGTCGGTGGGCTGCATGGAGATGGCGCGGACCAGGTTGTCGCCGAGGTGCTGGGCGACCTCCAGCGTCAGCGTCTTGGTCTCGCCCGCGATGGTGACTTCGGTGGTGAGGGCGTTGTAGATGTCCGGCATCGCCTCCACGGGGAACTCCACGTCGACGACGGGGCCCGTGACGCGCGCCACGCGACCTACGGCGGTCGCGACGGTCTCAGCGGTCATTGTGGTTTCTCACTCTTTCCCCGCGGAGGCGTCGGCCAGCGCGTTCGCGCCACCGACGATCTCGCTGATTTCCTGGGTGATCTCGGCCTGGCGCGCCTGGTTCATCCGCTGGGTGAACACGCGGATGAGCTCGTTGGCGTTGTCGGTCGCCGACTTCATCGCGCGGCGACGCGCGGCGTGCTCGGAGGCGGCCGACTGGAGCAGCGCGTTGAAGATGCGCGACTCGATGTAGCGCGGCAGGAGCTGGTTCAGCACCTCGCCCGCGGTCGGCTCGAACTCGTAGTACGGCAGTGGCCCGCCGGGAGGCTGTTCGGTGGTCTCCTCGACCTCCAGCGGGAGGACGCGCTTCACCTGGACCTGCTGCGTGAGCATCGAGACGAACTCGGTGTACACGATGTGGATCTCGTCGATGCCGTTCTGGTCCTCGAACGAGGAGACCAGGGCGTCGGCGATCTCCTTGGCGTGGGCGTAGAGCGGGTTGTCGGAGAAGCCCGACCACTCCCCGCTCATGCTCCGGTCGCGGAAGCGATGCCAGGTGATGCCCTTGCGGCCAACGACGAACGGCTTGACCTGCAGGCCGCGTCCCCGCAGGTGACCGGCCAGCGCCTCGGCCTCGCGCAGGATGTTCGCGTTGAAGCCGCCGGCGAAGCCGCGGTCGCTGGTGACGATCAGGACCCCGGCGCTGGAGGGCTGCTCCTTGGCCACGGTCAGCGGGTGGTCGATGTCGGCGGAGTTGCTGAGCACCGCCGACACCGCGCGCGTGATCTCGCGCTCGTAGGGGACCGCGGCCTCCATGCGCTGCTGCGCCTTCACGATGCGCGAGGAGGCG includes these proteins:
- a CDS encoding F0F1 ATP synthase subunit gamma, which translates into the protein MGAQLRLLRRRIRSVKSTAKITRAQELIASSRIVKAQQRMEAAVPYEREITRAVSAVLSNSADIDHPLTVAKEQPSSAGVLIVTSDRGFAGGFNANILREAEALAGHLRGRGLQVKPFVVGRKGITWHRFRDRSMSGEWSGFSDNPLYAHAKEIADALVSSFEDQNGIDEIHIVYTEFVSMLTQQVQVKRVLPLEVEETTEQPPGGPLPYYEFEPTAGEVLNQLLPRYIESRIFNALLQSAASEHAARRRAMKSATDNANELIRVFTQRMNQARQAEITQEISEIVGGANALADASAGKE